A region from the Corylus avellana chromosome ca7, CavTom2PMs-1.0 genome encodes:
- the LOC132187763 gene encoding auxin-responsive protein SAUR78-like, protein MAKVGKLTKLKSAIKKWPSFPKLTRTASSIAAANESDEASKELHAVYVGKSRRRYLVRSEIVDHPLFQELVDKSGEDGTDDGVAVACEVVLFEHLLWMLENAETQLGSMDELVEFYSTC, encoded by the coding sequence ATGGCAAAAGTTGGAAAGCTGACGAAGCTCAAGTCAGCCATAAAGAAATGGCCGTCATTCCCCAAGCTCACCCGCACCGCCAGCTCCATAGCCGCCGCAAACGAATCCGACGAGGCCTCGAAAGAGCTTCACGCCGTTTATGTGGGGAAGTCCCGGCGGCGATACCTCGTAAGGTCTGAGATTGTGGATCATCCTCTCTTCCAGGAGCTGGTGGACAAGTCAGGCGAAGATGGTACTGACGACGGGGTTGCGGTTGCTTGCGAGGTGGTGCTGTTCGAGCACTTGCTTTGGATGCTTGAGAACGCCGAGACTCAGCTGGGTTCCATGGATGAGCTTGTTGAGTTCTACAGTACTTGCTGA